The DNA sequence GGCTGTCGAACAGCCAAACACTTAAATTGACGTTCCAGAAAATCATAACATCAATGCATTATGAATAAAATGTTGGTTAGTGTAATTGACATCTGGTGCCTTCCCTTGTTGCcatcattttatttataaaattctgCAGAAAAAAGCAGCCGATGCTGCCTTTTACCAGGTAATGTGTCACATCGGAGACGTCAATTTGCTCCAATGTATTATAAATTAAAAGAATAAATCGCACTACTTCGAAACCCGCCCAATAGTTCCCTGAACTGTGCGCTGCGcaatttggtccttcgaaccggattcgGTAACGGCTAACTCGACGTTCTGATGACGTAAGCGCTTCAATGGCTGTTCGTTAGGATTTGGGAAGTTTCTCCTTACCGTACATGCAACTCATTTAAGAGCAACTCTTTTTGTATGCAAGCAATCCTCGCTATTCAATTAACATGAACGTTTTGGATGGgagcaaacaaaatcaaagaCACAGGTGGCTGTTGTTTTCtcactgaaaaaaaaaacaaccccactAGCGGTGGAAATTGTACAGTAATAACAAACCATtggtgtttgcgtgtgtggcTGAGTGGCCGAGTGAAGCGAAAATAAAGCATCCAAGTGGTGGCGTTGACGTTTGCGCGGGCCCGGTAAGGAGCAGACGGGTTCGTTAGGATATGAACACCAACCGTAAGTATGTACCGCCGCGCCCGATGCGATGCTGCTCCTTTCCTTTCGCTCACAGCAGAACGGGCGCAGAAAGAATGATTAGCGAAAAGCGAACTAATCAGACAAAAGCACCCATACATGCAAACCACTTTAAAGAGCTTAATCGAGTGCACGTGCTGCTGCATAACGCTGCCCGGGGCGGGTCGAGGCAAGCTCCCCCTGGTGGTGCAGAGTAAGCGGGGAACGGAAAATGATAAGATGAAAAGCGTTTCTGTTTCCACGGCAACACGCCCCACTCTGCCAGCTTTGCCCACCGGAACAGAAGCACGCCACGCAGGAAAAACGCCCGGTGGGAAAATTTTGCTATCCccatgtgtgtacgtgtgtgtgtgtgtgtgtggtgtgtgtggtgtgtgtgtgtgtgtgtgtgtgtggtgtgtgtgtgtgtgtgtgtggtgtgtgtgtgtgtgtgtgtgtgtgtgtgtggtgtgtgtgtgtgtgtgtgttgtgtgtgtgtgtgtgtgtgtgtgtgtgtgtgtgtgtgtgtgtgtcgtgatGCAAAGTAAAATGCACGGGAGCAACGATTTAACCGGTGATGATGTTCCATTATGGCGCGTTGTGCGAGCTGCAAGTGAGTGCAGAgcgtttttgctttgctctcGCCTCCTCCGTCGTAATGCAAATGTGCTTGTGGTGCAAAGGGGCTAGCAGTGCGCACATGTAATCGCGattgtttcgtttatttatttagctacttttttttttcgttcgcctCTCCACGCGGAGCTGATGCTACTTCCCAGCGCTCTTGCAGGCCGTGCttggagaagcaaaaaaccacACGCCACTTTTGCTTCCGCCTGgcaagcgcgcacacacacacacacacacagctcatTTGGGagggattttgtttgtttcttttgctctGTTTTGTTGGCAggcttgggtttttttttttggtacggACACCTTTGAATAGATCTATTTTGTTGGACAGATTGTTTGGTGTTTTCGggagtgtttgtttgaaacaaaaaaaaaagcatcacacttagacacacacacacacacacacacacacacacacacacacacacagcagtgtTTTCTTCATGTGTGTTAGGTCCCTTGCCATCGTGGTGTCTTCCCATTCGGTACGATTAAAGTgaacgcaacaacaaaaatagtgAAGCAAATGTGGACCCGGAGAGCTCTGGTAAGCAGCGCCGCATCGCTACAATAACAAACCCAAGTGCAGCACCGTGCAGCAACGACAGGGGAGCTTGGGCCAGCGTGAAAGTGGCCGCCTCGGGCAGATGGGCAACCGGCCCAGTAGCAACCCGGCGGTCGAGGGAGTGGGACGAACGCCGAACGACACTGGATGGGTTTATCGCGATTGTTGTATGTGCGCGCCGTGTCGTCCCAAAATAGACGGTGAAGGCAACAGGCAGcaccgacagcagcagcatcgtcgTAAATTGATCTGATCTTTACTGCCTTGTTTGCAGGGGTTTCGTGCCATCACTTTGTCGTTTGTtgagtttattgtttttattaattgtACTACAGTGATTGGTATTATAAATTAAGCGCATTAAATGGTTCGTGAATGTCCTTTTCGGTCAGtattgtaattaaatttgatACAATTGAATGAAAATCCTCTCGTCAATAGTTTCAAGGTGCTCAATTTTGTGCTCTCCAAAGTAGAAGCAGCTGCTAAAGATTAATTTAAGCAACCCTTTACAAGTAATTCCACAAGAGTTCCAGATATGCAATTGCTCTTCACTTTAATCTAAGATTTCCTCAATTTCCAACCAACAAGACAGAGGCCATTACTACAGAATCAATACAATCATCGATTTCCAAAATGCCAGAGCATTCAACTTTATCTTCCGAAGATTACACACACTGATGTGGCACGATTTTCTTCTTGGCACCACTTTAGCGACATCAAAAACCAAATAAATGATTGACCTTTTAGGTCGTTTTTATTAAGGTCTACCGTAGCCATCAATCTAGGAACTTCTAGGAAGGGTTGAGTGTTAGTCCACTATGGGTTTAAGATCAGTTTCAGAACCGATATTGGTTTGGGATCAGTTACAGGACCGGAATGGGTTCAGTATTAGTTTGGCTGCAGTGTTGTAAATCTGTTCGGCGTGAGTTTAGGATCAATTCCAGGTCCAATATAGGTTCAGTATGAATTCAGACGGGATCATTATTAGTTTTAGGACTGGTATAGGTTCGGAATCAGGTTCAGAATCGCTAAGGGTTCAGTACTAGCTTCAGGATCGCTTTTGGCACTGGATTCAGTTTTTGGAACTCAGCTCCCCTAGGGTTTCGGTATCATTTtcggaatcggttctggaatcggttctggaatcagaatcggttctggaatcggttccggtaTCGAAATCGGCACCAGAATCGGAAATCAGAATCTGCTTAGAAATCGGAGTCAGTTTCGGTATCTCCATAAGAtctcggaatcggttccggaatcagaatcggttctggaatcggttccggaatcagaatcggttctggaatcggttccggaatcgaaatcggctccagaatcggaattggctcggAAATCAGAATCTGCTTAGAATTCGAAGTcagtttcggcatctccataagatctcggaatcggttccggaatcagaatcgattttggaatcggttccgatatccaaatcggctccagaatcggaaatCTGAATCTGCTTAGAAATCAGGGTCAGTTTCGGTATCTCCATAAGAtctcggaatcggttccggaatcagaatcggttctggaatcagaatcggttctggaattgattccaaacatggaatcggaattgggtaggtccgattccaaGCTCTCAGtcttcagtatcagttcctgGGCCGGCATGGGTTCAAGATAAGTTCCAGGGCTGGTAGAGGTTCAAGAGTAGATCCAGGACAAGACGTTTAAGATCTGTTTCAGGTCTGGCATGGATTTTGTATCAGTTCCAGTAAGGATTCACTATCAGGTATATGATATGTATTAGTTCAATAATAGTACCAGGACTGCTGTAGTTTCGGTAAGAGTTTCAAGTCCGGAATAGGATCATGATCAGATCTACTATTGGTACTGGTTTAGTTTAAGCTCTAACGTTGGTTCGAATTCAGGATCGATAAAGGTTCAGTATCAATTCTTGGAACGGTATggattcggaatcgattccagaactGCAATAGTTGCAGATCAATTCCAGGAAGTATTCAGTAAAATGTAATCAGAATTATTTCCCATTTTCGCCAAAAAAAATTCTAATGAAACATATAACCTAAAAAGCTTTGCGTTTTGCTGCATGTTTTATAGAGATTTTGGAACGACTGGATTCAGTTCACTTTAGAGCACAAAAATAGTAAACGAATCGTAGAGAAACTCTTACTGGTGCCATGTATGTGCAACCGTGTTTAACAAGCTCATTCGAGTTTTTATTCAAAGGCAAATTTCCATCCAAAACGTGCACCTTACGCAACAACCAGCGCATCGCATaagcaatttattttttattgcaattttcCCTGCGCCAAAAAAAGATCAACCCATATAAGCGGTTAATTACTATACCAACCAACTagccaccaaaaaaaaaaaaacaccttcaaGATTGCAACTTGATACGATCGTTTTTGCCTCCCAAACAAACCGCCATCGCCAGCCCTGCAGGATGATCCGCACCGCCGGCCGGTCTCGCTGATTGCATTTCATCTGTCATTTCATCGGCATTTGCTGCGGACGGGaccggcagcagtagcagcaaaccCTTGCCGTAAGCTTTAATCGAGTGTGTACACCATTTGCTGCGCCTCATCAACTCGCTTGTCGTTGTTTGTTGCCGgcccaaaaaaaacagcaaaatcatatgaaatgaaaaaaaaacattacaaccgccaccaccaccgcgtcGCAAATTTCTGTGGCCCAAGTTTGACCGAAACAAAGCAAggcagaagtaaaaaaaaagagcgctggaagaagagaaaacccCAGGCCTCTGGGCCCTGTTCGCGATTGGGGCGCACACGATCCGCACGATGCTGCCACAAAGTAAAAGTGCGCCAGCACGTGGAAGAAGaagaccaacaaaaaaacggtacgGTTCCCCCCGCCCTAGTaagaccaacaaaaaaaaaagaggaagaaaaacccGCTCCATGCTTAACCTCCAACCTTTACGCCCTCCACAGCCATCCAGGCATTGCAACTCCCGGTGGATTGGTTGGggttcggggggggggggaatagcTTTTCCTTCGATCACGATACGAAAGTGAACGACGCTCCACACGGCAGGTGTGGCGAGGCAGGGGGTCGAATGTGCGGGAAAGAATGATGACACTACGCGGAAGCTTGTGCGCCGGCAATTGCCTCGGAGAGTCGGGCGCAGAGGGCGCACAAGACGACGAACCTTTGCTGCGGAATCGGCCACAATCAAGTTTTACGAGCTTTTTCCCAAGCAACCCCGCGTtttcccgctgctgctggatgatTGTTTAAAGAGCAGagagagggtgtgtgtgtgtgtgtgtgtgtgtgtgtgtggatagaAGAGGGTAAGGGTGAAGCGGCGTTTGTCAATGTAGGCGGCCTGCGATCCGGTGCAGGGCGGGCTGTGGACAGGAAGGAAtaatttttgcattgtttggCCTTTgatttcccccttcccaagaGAGGGGGCTGATTTTTCTTCCCACTGCAAGTGGGCGGGAGGATGGGGCGAGATGAAGATGAGTAAATAAACCGGTACAGtgggaagcagaagaaaaccgCACGGCGGGGCCGAGAGAACGAGCCAGCGAAAGGAAGCTTCGCTGCAAAAAGGTCACACGAAACGGTGGGCGCATCAATAGATAGAAatggaaagaagaagaaaaaacacacacacacacacacagaaaaccgGAACGGACACAACACGGCACGGTAcgggaaatggaaaatgtgAATGCGAGGGCTGGCCACCCCCGACTCGGAAGGAAAGGCTCACCTTTTAGCTGACGACTGGTGACTTCTTcaccatgcaaaaaaaaaatgaaggagaaagagagatagagcgagagGAGGAAGCGAAATGAGCATCATCTTTTCTACCCGCTCGTCACGCGAGATTTACAAATGAAAAACGGAACGGGGAAATGGCAAACCCGATTCACACTTCATCTGCTTgctgtttgcgtgtgtgttgctgccACACGGAAGTTGATTTTATAATCCAAAGCAAGcgatgaaacaaaacacaagcgCAAAAGAAAGAAGCGCCACCAAACAAACCACCCCGCCATTGCGCACGAACGGTCGCCCGGAAACGAAGCGGTTCAACGGCAATGCAATCGGCGCTGCGTCACGTGCTGTAAAGGCGTAGCCAAACAACGAGCACCGAGAGGCGGCTGAAGCCGCCGCCAGCTGTTACGCAGCCTCATCGACACCAcggtcgctctctctctctctctctctctctctctctctctctctctctcgctcgcctCGCCTCGGAAGCACAAGCCCCAAAATTAGTGAGCTCTTGCGCTCCCGGAAGCGTGCGTGGCCTGAGCGTGCTGTGTTGctccttttcccttttctcgACGAGTTGCGGTCGCACCACCGCCGGATCAGAACGAAAGTAAAAGTACGCTCCGGAAgatgtgggggggggggggggggaggaggattGCACAAGCAAGGCACAATCACCCCGAAATGTAAGACGACCAGGACAGGATggtgttgttattattttttttttttggggggaacCGGCATTGTGTAAAGAGCTGGCATGCTTTGCGTGAAAGCAGTAATACCGGATCAATTTTCGGTCCGGTTTGTTTGGAGCGATGGTAGAGGGTAAGGGAGTATGGGAAGCTCGGAAGGATGTCGCTTACTTTCCCACCGTGGAGCCCTCAGGGGTGCAGTTACGGCATCAACTCTCAGACCTCTTTTTTGACCTCTTTTGCGAGTACCGGCGAAACTTGTCAATcaaatacacgcacacatacacacacacgtacgcaaatgaaaaagaaacaggagggggtgggtttttttttcaaaatttgtcaccgttgttgttttttttttaatttgcattttgaaaaaataacgTTTAAAAGTAATAACACGTAACGTAAGTGAGTAATTAACAATACATTATAAACCTAGGTGGGCGGgaaacacagagagagagagaaaaagagagattgTGACAGATGAGAAGGGGGAAAGTGGGGGGGAACATTTTACGTCCGAACCGAACTGGACACGAAAGAGTGAAACGGCTAAGAACGATTGAAATAGCAGCGTCGTCCTTAGCGCACTAAATAAATTCGGCGGCAGTTGTTCCGGGGTGACGGAGCGCACCCGTGGCTTCCTGAACTCCTCCCTGCGCGCATGGTCGTTCTGCATCTTCTTACTATGCTTCTTCTTCGCTTGGTGATCTGGTCTCGCTCtccatctctctttctctctctctcgctctttcgctCGCGAACGCGATCCttgtttggggtttttttttgggaagccCGGAAGGCGGCAGCCGCGCAGATCGAAAAGGACGTGAATAGTAGAGCGTGGTCGGTCACAAGATGGCGGCGATAGGATGGCTAGAAACTATATACAAAGCGTGCTGCGCTAAAGGACCCaacagagagagtgagagagaaagagccgATGGATACTGCAGAGctccgagagagagagagagattgggATGCGCCCGGATGCGCACAGTTGGGACGGAGACAGCGCCATTTTCTCCTCTTGTGCGATGTGTaggcgtgtgtatgtgtctgttgTGTTTACAGGTGGTTACGACTAGCTACGTggtcccgtgtgtgtgtgtgtgtttgtgtcggtTTGGTTTAGTACGGGCCGGACTTGCCAGGCGGACCGTACTGTGCAGCCGGTGCGGACGCACCCGAACCACCGTGGCCGCCGAGGTCGCCCCCGTGTCCACCGTGGCCGCCGTGACCGCCGAGATCACCGCCAACGAGCGAACCGTGGCCGCCGAGATCGCCGCCGCCGAGTCCGCCGCCGAGTCCGCCGCCGAGATCGCCGCCGAAGCCGCCCGCGCTTGCGTAGCCGCCGGACGCGGCACCGCCGCTCGACTCCTTCTGCGTCTTGTACTTGATGAAGTACACCTCCGGCTTGCTGGGCTGGGTCGGGGCCGGCGTCGGGATGACGATGTCCTGCTGCTCGTCCGGCTTCTTCACCAGCACGTACACGAGCGTCTTCTCCTCGTTCTGGGGCTGGATCGGGATCTGCGGCGCCTGGTAGGACGGGGCCGACGGGGCCTTGATGAAGATGATCTTGTAGTGCTTCTGGGGGGCGGCCAGCTGGATCGGGCGCTGgacgcgcacctcctccggctCTGGGGGCGGCACGTGCACGTAGATGTGCTTCTGGATGATGGCCTGCTGGGAGCCGCCGCCGAACGAGCCGCCGCCGAACGAGCCGCCGCCgaagctgctgccgccgccgccgccgccgaagCTGCTCACGCCGCCGCCGAAGCTGCTCGCACCGCTCGAGCTGAACGATGAGCCTGGGGATGGGCACCGAGGGGGCGGGGTGGTGGGATGGGAAcgaaaagtttaaaattaaaacgacCGAATTAAATGGGCGCACCTAAAGGTCCTTCGATAAGAAAGGCTGTGGGTAAAGGGGAGAGAGGGTGGGTGGCTCGGGGAAAGGAGAAGGGAGGTAACAAACACTACTGAACGCATTTACTTTGCACTTTACACTTTAAATAAGCGAAAAAGCCAAAAAAGCGCATTTCgagggttcgtcgcctgtTGTAGCAGTGTGCCGGTTGTGAGTCTTTCGTTTTAAGTTGCCGTTAAGTGGGGCgaaaaaaatgccaaaaattgTCAAATCGATGCCTGAGCCCGGAAGGATTGATTGAAGCATGAGTTGAGCAGGATGTCAGCGGTTGATGCACTGTGGGGAAGGGTTCGAGTGCCGGTCGTGGCGTGGGTATGGAGCATCACTAGCCAGTCAGTTTGCACAACCAAAAGGGACCGGATCAGTacaaaaagggggtggggggCACTGTTAGTGTCaccgttcacacacacaaacacaagggCACACAAAAGCACACGAACCCTCCACAATGGGCATCACTTCCGCTTTTCCACCCTCACTCGGAGGCACTTAGTAGCACGGGTGCACATCGGGGCACAGAacagttttgtgtttgttttttttttttgcgcagcCTTTCAGTAGTGGGTTTTGAGAGGGGAAGTAAAAGCGAGGGAAAAAGGAATATCCTGGAATGCACACACACCTCCGAATCCTCCGGCGCTGCTGCCGAAGCTAGCACCGGCACCGGACGAGAAGCCACCGCTGtagctgccgccgccgccgccgccgacggACGTGAAGGAGCCGCCGCCGGACGAgtagccgccgccgccgccgccatgcGAGCCGCCAGTTGATGGACGATTGTATGAGTATCCTGCTTCCGGTCGGGCGGAAGCCAGGACCAAACAACAGCTCACCAGCACGAACGTCTTCATTGCGTGTATCCTGTTCCTGCTGCTCGTACGCTTAAGACCGTTCGAGGTTCGTTGCTTTCTTTGTTCGTTTCGTTACAGCGCGTTCGTCGCCTGCCTTGCAAGGATGCGAATCCTTTTAATCGCTCGGGCCTATCACTCAGCTCACCAAACTGCAAACTCACGGCACCACtgctgtgtgtgctgctgctgctgctgcttcttggtTTGATCGATGCAAATGCTTCACTGATGATCTGGTTGCTGcggtcgatgcaatttatacccTGTTTTAATGCCCGGGTACCCACCAAAGCGCCGGCACCGGGTAGGCAAGGCCTCATCAATCCGgccgaagaagaagaggagtggaacacacacacacaccgcgtcACGAACGACAACAACGATCCTACACCTCCCCAAGCATCGTCTCGTCCGAAACGAGAACGAGcaaaagcgacgaacctcccCCCGCCCCGGACACTTGTACACAAAACAATCGCACGACCCGTCCCGCACGCGGGTTTGCGTTTTGTTCGGGTTGCGACTGCTTGGCGGagggttttgtgtgttgccGTTTCGCTTCCACACAGCCCACTCCACCGAAGCgcaaggagagagagagagagagagagggagagagaaaaaagcacacgCGTACGTACACaactacacaacacacaatttCGACGCGGTGAGATGTGTGCggagaagatgatgatgggccCTGTAGTGAAATGAAAAGTGAACCCCCTTCCCGCACTCCCAAAACGATCGCTCCCGTGGAACGTTGGGGTCCGGCAGAGTGGGGAGGGTGGGGGTGAGCGGGGGTGGCCACGACGAGGGAAAGGCCGACGAAATCTCATCGGCCGCAAACGGCGCGGACGGTGTTCGGCGTTCGCGAAATGAACTTTCCGTTCGGCGTGTCGCGCTTGGAAGCTGTGAGTGCGCGGGAAGCATgagctttattttttccttcctttcgttGGGTCGGCTCGGGAGATGGTGGAacggaagagaaagaaaagaatggCGGTGGTGGGAGAGGCGAAATGCCCCGTTTGGCACATCGGGGCAGTCATCCCAACTccacccaacaaaaaaaaggggaatttGGGGGTGGGGGAGAGATACGCGAACCCGAAACCAGAACGAACGAAAGTGAACGTGGTTGGGCGGCCCTCGCGGGCACAGGTTGCATggtattttgtgtgtgtgtgtgtgtgtgtgtgtgtgtgtagagagagaaaggtaTGGAAGAAAGAGGGTGGGGATGGAGACGGGGGGAAATAAACTGGGAAAGAAAGTAAGTGGAGTGAGCCCGAAAAGCAAAAGATGGCATTTTATGCCCGCTTCGTGTGCGGCTCATAGCGAAGTATCGTAGGTcgatcctggtcacggcaccggGGCGGCTTTGCACTTTGCATTCGTACGGGCgtcacgcgcgcgcgttccgAAAGTGAACCATTCGGTCCACAGATTCTGGTCCGCTtgcgtcccccccccccctcctcctacATTCCCCTCCCACCCCTGGTCCGCTCAAGGTGATAGCCGTTTAATAAATAAAGCCATGTCTTCGCGGTGATGCGATACAAATAAAGGGATGCTTCACATACGGGCGCGACCGTGCAGGGGTTAAAAGGTTTAATTATACGTGAACGTGCCCTTTTTttgtgaggggggggggggacgagAAGGTTGCAACAAGACAATTTCTCGGTCAAAACgaggggttcgtcgcttggtgtatcgttttgatgttttattgcttttcttACGTTTCGTAGTGATTATTTCGTCAGCTCTATTTTTCACCCTTACTTCCCGTCCCAAAAGTGACAATTTATGGGTTGGTGGGAGAGGGGAGTGGGGATGGGGGCAGAGCAAGATAAATGCCGTTAATATATCTCGGGGCTTGCGGTGCTGATGTACCATTACCACGGTCATCTGCGTTACGGCACCGTGCTTTCGTCTTATGATGTAACGACTAGAAATTGGGGGAAAATTAAGCAAGTTTCCAGGTGTGGGGGGGAGACCTTTTTCCCCACCCCTGGAAATTGCTCTCGAGTCAAACACTTAGTTTGCGAGGAGTTACTTGGACTCTTCAATAGCAATAATGACGCACTGGAAAGTGAAACATCAATTACATTATGCAttaaaaaaccacacacaacgCATACGGGTACGGAGAGACAAGCTAGGACGCCGCGGTGTCATGGCGCCACCTCCCGTCACTGACCTAGTACGGCGGTAAACGATCCAGCCAGCTCACGCCCAGCCGGGTCCATCCTTCGCTACAATGTAGCTGTAGTGGTAGCCTTCCCCGTACAACCCACTCGCCCTAACACCGTCCAGTGCAttctaaatatttttatttacgaCCAGACCCGGAGGGTCTGTCTGTTTAGCTAATTAATGCGCCGCTTAACGGCCGCAAACATCAGTCATCGCGTCATCGCTCAGCAGCTTGCTCTACTGTTTGCGTGCGCGTGTGCTTGAGCGATGTTTATCTACTCGCACCTCACATTCTCAgtggtgcgcgtgtgtgtgtttctgtgtggcACGCGCGAGCGCCGTAGACATCGTGGCAGCCGGCCCAAACGGTGGCAACGAACCCTACTGCTCCAGTTCTGTGTGCGTTCTCCGTCACACCTTTTTTTTACCACGTTCGGTACCACGAACGTTGGTGTGCGtgcgagcgaaaaaaaaagggaagtagCGAGAGTGTAATTAGAGTGTGAGCGTGTGATTGgcaatacaatacaaacaagcaaaaagaggaacaaaaaaaaacgagttttCGGTAGAACGAACGGTCCGAAAATGATGGAGATGGAGTAAAAAGACGCAAAACTGAAATGGAgagtgaaaatgaaattaaaccaCACACTCAACCGGATAAAGACGGAAACCGGAATGGATTGCAGCCATGaggcagaaacaaaacaaaagcaaaacaacaaaaaagagtcGTTAAGAGAatgagcaaaagcaaaaaagcaaaacaaaaatacactgCGGATCCGATCACGCCGGATGAGCTCAGCTGTCAGCGGAGAAACTGTCAGCGAACGCGGCGAAATTGGAATCAGGAACGCAGGGCAGGCCAGGGCCTGATGAAGTCATGTCATGTCCCCGTAAAGCTAAATCCATCCAGGCTAAAGATTAACCTCCGGAGCGCGCTAATTGAGACTGCctttcgggggggggggggggggggggggggggggatagggGGAGGGTAAGGAGGGTGTTTTATTTATAAGGTTTGCGCGCATTTGCGTGCAAATGCGTCGGCTTATGTCGGTTGTGagagagctttttttttgtatttgtttatttgtttg is a window from the Anopheles merus strain MAF chromosome X, AmerM5.1, whole genome shotgun sequence genome containing:
- the LOC121596842 gene encoding glycine-rich cell wall structural protein, with product MKTFVLVSCCLVLASARPEAGYSYNRPSTGGSHGGGGGGYSSGGGSFTSVGGGGGGSYSGGFSSGAGASFGSSAGGFGGSSFSSSGASSFGGGVSSFGGGGGGSSFGGGSFGGGSFGGGSQQAIIQKHIYVHVPPPEPEEVRVQRPIQLAAPQKHYKIIFIKAPSAPSYQAPQIPIQPQNEEKTLVYVLVKKPDEQQDIVIPTPAPTQPSKPEVYFIKYKTQKESSGGAASGGYASAGGFGGDLGGGLGGGLGGGDLGGHGSLVGGDLGGHGGHGGHGGDLGGHGGSGASAPAAQYGPPGKSGPY